In one Oreochromis aureus strain Israel breed Guangdong linkage group 2, ZZ_aureus, whole genome shotgun sequence genomic region, the following are encoded:
- the gdpd2 gene encoding glycerophosphoinositol inositolphosphodiesterase GDPD2, whose translation MLCQVCLCCLFFSRGFYSCRWTESNNQNRKGRWLSLLVVTLMSLLSLCWLYICFAISNDQQNVNEVLFSKLKKWANYFLVVVIISAVLASYCILLLLFALIQVALEEQLHLHWLHKIIFCFCVIFITALASGVSTKGPEEWPTVLTLLQATAPFLQFGAVGALTLLSPFVFHRFHLAKTRSKMVIAGMFLAVSAAIFLCPLLIHSPCLIEVQELPEKPKLIGHRGAPMLAPENTMMSFNRSLECGVIAFETDVQLSKNRTPFLMHDHGPDFLLRTTNVNSSSFNNSADLTFEQLRTLNAGEQFLKNDPYGTVSLLSEEEKETVRKQTIPSLLDLLDFAKQHNTSVIFDLKNKETEKNDTNDTVKTILESGIPQNLIFWLPSKERSVVKEQAPGFIHVYENETDLEKNNGSHLNVKYSEIKMKNISDLRKRNITVNLYVVNERWLFSMLWCAGASSVTTNACHLLKEMERPDWVMPRSTYLITWILVDISSALVMMALFHWTKHNLRHNADGPSNDNEQEVFLTRLP comes from the exons ATGTTGTGTCAAGTCTGTTTGTGCTGCCTGTTCTTCAGCAGGGGCTTTTATAGCTGCCGCTGGACGGAGTCAAATAATCAAAACAGAAAG ggCAGATGGTTGTCGCTCTTAGTTGTCACTTTGATGTCTCTGCTTTCCCTGTGCTGGTTGTATATTTGTTTTGCCATCTCTAATGACCAACAGAATGTTAACGA GGTACTATTCAGCAAACTGAAGAAGTGGGCAAACTACTTCCTGGTAGTGGTGATCATTTCTGCAGTGCTGGCCAGCTACTGTATCCTGCTGCTG CTCTTTGCCCTGATCCAAGTTGCCTTAGAGGAGCAACTCCACTTACACTGGCTCCATAAG atcattttctgtttttgtgtaataTTCATCACAGCTTTGGCTTCAGGAGTAAGCACAAAGGGGCCTGAAGAATGGCCAACAGTTCTTACTCTACTCCAG GCCACGGCTCCCTTCCTGCAGTTTGGTGCTGTTGGAGCGTTGACTCTGCTAAGCCCGTTTGTCTTTCATCGCTTCCACCTGGCTAAAACAC GATCTAAGATGGTCATTGCAGGGATGTTTCTAGCCGTCTCAGCAGCTATCTTCCTGTGTCCCCTGCTCATCCACTCTCCTTGTCTAATAGAGGTGCAGGAACTACctgaaaaaccaaaacttaTCGGCCACAGAGGCGCGCCGATG CTGGCCCCAGAGAACACCATGATGTCGTTCAACAGAAGCCTCGAGTGCGGCGTGATAGCCTTTGAAACGGACGTGCAGCTCAG TAAGAATAGAACACCCTTCTTGATGCATGACCATGGACCTGACTTCTTGCTGAGAACGACAAATGTTAATAGCTCCTCCTTCAATAACAGCGCTGACCTGACCTTCGAACAATTACGGACTCTAAATGCAGGAGAACAGTTCCTCAAG AATGATCCTTACGGCACAGTGTCCCTGCTCTCAGAAGAGGAGAAAGAAACAGTCAGGAAACAGACCATACCCTCCTTGCTAGATCTTCTTGACTTTGCAAAACAGCACAATACCTCAGTGATATTTGacttgaaaaataaagaaacagaaaaaaacgaCACAAATGACACAGTAAAGACCATCTTAGAGTCTGGTATTCCTCAAAATCTG ATTTTTTGGCTTCCTTCTAAAGAACGATCAGTTGTAAAGGAGCAGGCTCCAGGCTTTATCCACGTTTATGAAAATGAAACGgatttggaaaaaaataacGGGAGCCACCTAAATGTGAAATACAgcgaaataaaaatgaaaaacatcag CGACCTTCGCAAACGAAACATTACAGTGAACCTGTACGTGGTTAATGAGCGCTGGCTATTCtctatgctgtggtgtgcaGGAGCCAGCTCTGTCACTACCAACGCCTGCCACCTCCTAAAAGAAATGGAGCGCCCTGACTGGGTCATG CCACGCTCTACATACCTGATAACATGGATTTTAGTGGATATATCATCTGCTCTTGTGATGATGGCACTCTTTCACTG GACAAAACACAATCTTCGCCATAATGCAG ATGGACCGAGCAATGACAATGAGCAGGAAGTCTTCCTAACCAGGCTACCCTGA
- the stard14 gene encoding START domain containing 14, protein MSRVSSILPDEAVFDDFKRQCLATDNWQNKYDSNGMQVWIEVRAVNKGNNVPKVHKMKCKMIIKDVSAATMFDVLHDSKYRKKWDLTMQESFDIARLSANADVGYYSWRCPIPLKNRDVVTLRSWQVTDDEYIMVNFSVKHPKYPPRSDLVRAVSIQTGYYIKATGPKSCTFTYLSQADPKGSLPKWVVNKASQVLAPKVMKSVHKAGQEYSNWKSQNSPDLKPWLHPEQNTLPMMDPAELSIQRADSLENVDESSKLDVNEGEDSS, encoded by the exons ATGTCTCGGGTTTCGAGTATTTTACCCGATGAGGCGGTCTTTGATGACTTTAAAAGACAGTGTTTAGCAACCGACAACTGGCAAAATAAGTATGACAGCAATGGGATGCAAGTGTGGATCGAGGTGCGCGCTGTGAATAAAGGAAATAACGTACCTAAAGTCCACAAGATGAAG TGTAAAATGATAATCAAAGATGTGTCAGCTGCTACCATGTTCGACGTCCTTCACGACAGCAAGTACCGCAAGAAGTGGGATCTAACTATGCAGGAGAGTTTTGACATTGCCCGGCTCTCTGCTAATGCTGATGTGGGCTACTACTCAT GGCGTTGTCCAATTCCATTAAAGAACAGAGATGTTGTGACACTGCGCTCGTGGCAGGTCACAGATGACGAGTACATCATGGTTAACTTCTCAGTCAAACACCCG AAATACCCTCCTCGCAGCGACCTCGTAAGAGCCGTTTCCATCCAGACGGGGTATTATATCAAGGCCACAGGACCAAAAAGTTGCACTTTTACATATCTTTCACAAGCAGACCCCAAAG GCTCTCTCCCAAAGTGGGTGGTGAACAAAGCATCCCAAGTTCTTGCTCCTAAG GTAATGAAGAGTGTGCACAAGGCGGGACAGGAATACTCAAACTGGAAAAGTCAGAATTCCCCCGATCTCAAGCCCTGGCTGCACCCAGAGCAGAACACCCTTCCCATGATGGACCCCGCTGAGCTGTCAATTCAGAGAGCAGACTCACTGGAAAATGTGGATGAAAGCTCAAAGCTGGATGTTAACGAAGGGGAGGACAGCAGCTAG
- the pdzd11 gene encoding PDZ domain-containing protein 11: MDQKIPYDDYQLPVVFLPSYENPPAWIPPQERVHHPDYNNELTQFLPRTIVLKKPPGAQLGFNIRGGKASQLGIFISKVVPDSDAHRAGLQEGDQVLSVNDVDFQDIEHSRAVEILKTAREILMRVRFFPYNYQRQKERTVH; this comes from the exons ATGGACCAGAAAATTCCCTACGACGATTACCAGCTGCCAGTGGTATTCCTGCCTTCTTATGAGAACCCGCCTGCATGGATACCTCCACAGGAG CGGGTTCATCATCCTGACTATAACAATGAGCTCACACAGTTTCTGCCTCGCACCATTGTGTTGAAGAAGCCTCCAGGAGCGCAGCTGGGCTTCAATATCCGTGGTGGAAAAGCGTCACAGTTAGGAATCTTTATATCCAAG GTGGTCCCAGATTCAGACGCCCACAGAGCAGGGCTGCAGGAGGGAGACCAGGTTCTTTCAGTGAATGATGTTGATTTCCAAGACATAGAGCACTCAAGA GCTGTAGAGATTCTGAAAACTGCGCGAGAAATCCTGATGAGGGTTCGCTTCTTTCCCTACA ACTACCAAAGGCAGAAGGAGAGGACCGTACACTAG